From one Agathobaculum sp. NTUH-O15-33 genomic stretch:
- a CDS encoding LacI family DNA-binding transcriptional regulator, which translates to MGKRPTILMVAERAGVSRGTVDRVINGRAYVRGDVRERVMQAMREVGYVPLRMDKAQALGMVPAARPLTLGVLLPDWSGHFLKEVTMGIEEARRLLADFGVRILVDQCETEIPDECLEKLDKLLAGGAEGVALCTKDHPAIRARIDELAERGVPVVTFNSDVPISRRVCFVGQDVPRSGRVAGELMSKCVPPGSRVLAAVGNLEFDGHKQRLMGFLDQMEARGFAREQIEVVQTYNDFAMSYERVRGALRRLPDIAGVYMANHSVTGCAEAIREEGRQGRIRVVSHDVTGGSRRLLRDGALDFVIAQDLRRQGYRPLTLLYDLLRREEQPGELSESPSLRIVCSQNLDDN; encoded by the coding sequence ATGGGGAAGAGACCGACGATCCTAATGGTTGCCGAGCGCGCGGGCGTATCGCGCGGCACGGTGGATCGGGTGATTAACGGCCGCGCTTATGTGCGCGGCGACGTGCGGGAACGGGTGATGCAGGCCATGCGGGAGGTCGGCTATGTGCCGCTGCGCATGGACAAGGCACAGGCGCTTGGCATGGTGCCCGCCGCAAGACCGCTGACGCTGGGCGTGCTGCTGCCCGATTGGAGCGGCCACTTTTTAAAAGAGGTGACCATGGGCATCGAGGAGGCGCGCCGCCTGCTCGCGGATTTCGGCGTGCGCATTCTGGTGGACCAGTGCGAGACCGAAATACCGGACGAATGCTTGGAAAAGCTCGACAAGCTGCTCGCCGGGGGCGCGGAGGGCGTGGCCCTGTGCACCAAGGACCACCCGGCCATCCGCGCGCGAATCGACGAGCTGGCCGAACGCGGCGTGCCGGTCGTCACCTTCAATTCCGACGTGCCGATCAGCCGCCGTGTGTGCTTTGTCGGGCAGGATGTGCCGCGCAGCGGCAGAGTCGCGGGCGAATTGATGAGCAAATGCGTGCCGCCCGGCAGCCGGGTGCTGGCCGCCGTGGGCAATTTGGAGTTTGACGGGCACAAGCAGCGGCTGATGGGCTTTTTGGATCAAATGGAGGCGCGCGGCTTTGCCCGTGAACAGATCGAGGTCGTGCAGACCTATAACGATTTTGCCATGAGCTATGAGCGCGTGCGGGGCGCGCTGCGCCGCCTGCCCGATATCGCGGGCGTTTACATGGCCAACCATTCGGTGACCGGCTGCGCCGAAGCCATCCGGGAGGAAGGGCGGCAGGGGCGGATCCGCGTGGTCAGCCACGATGTGACGGGCGGTTCGCGCCGCCTGCTGCGCGACGGCGCGCTGGATTTTGTCATTGCGCAGGATCTGCGGCGGCAGGGCTACCGCCCGCTGACGCTTTTGTACGACCTGCTGCGCCGCGAGGAACAGCCGGGCGAGCTGAGCGAATCGCCGAGCCTGCGCATCGTGTGCTCGCAGAATCTGGATGATAATTGA
- a CDS encoding TIM barrel protein, with protein sequence MKLMRSACIEPMYSEIPFLDRFQAAKDDGFEFVEFWSWTDKDLDAVKAAAEKAQIGISGFNGDADFSLIDPTHKEKYLEFLKQSVAAAKKIGALSVTIHSNALGDGGVVVNHYDELSDTVKICSMYDMLLECAKIAEESGVAMNLEPLNITTDHVGNFLAHTQMAAEMTRLIGSPKLKVLYDVYHMQLNEGSICDTIVKNVDQLGHIHVADAPGRHEPGTGEINYHKVFECLENAGYTGRVGFELFPLTDTKTAAKAIMSY encoded by the coding sequence ATGAAACTCATGCGTTCGGCTTGCATCGAACCGATGTACTCTGAAATCCCCTTCCTTGATCGTTTTCAGGCGGCCAAGGACGACGGCTTTGAATTTGTTGAGTTTTGGAGCTGGACCGACAAGGACCTTGACGCGGTCAAGGCGGCGGCCGAAAAGGCGCAGATCGGCATTTCCGGCTTCAACGGCGACGCGGATTTTTCGCTGATCGATCCCACCCATAAGGAAAAGTACTTAGAATTTTTGAAGCAGTCGGTCGCGGCCGCCAAGAAGATCGGCGCGCTGTCCGTCACCATCCACTCCAACGCGCTGGGCGACGGCGGCGTGGTCGTCAACCACTACGACGAGCTGTCCGACACCGTCAAGATCTGCTCGATGTACGACATGCTGCTCGAGTGCGCCAAGATCGCGGAGGAAAGCGGCGTCGCCATGAACCTTGAGCCGCTCAACATCACGACCGACCACGTGGGCAACTTCCTCGCGCACACCCAGATGGCCGCCGAGATGACCCGCCTGATCGGCTCCCCCAAGCTGAAGGTGCTGTACGACGTGTATCACATGCAGCTCAACGAAGGCTCGATCTGCGACACGATCGTGAAGAACGTCGACCAGCTCGGCCACATCCACGTGGCCGACGCGCCGGGCCGCCATGAGCCGGGCACGGGCGAGATCAACTACCACAAGGTGTTCGAGTGCCTCGAAAACGCGGGCTACACCGGCAGAGTCGGCTTTGAGCTGTTCCCGCTGACCGATACCAAGACCGCCGCGAAGGCGATCATGTCTTACTAA
- the iolG gene encoding inositol 2-dehydrogenase: MKVGIIGAGRIGKVHAKNISMFVPEMEIKTIADPFMNEETEKFAKQCGIPNTTKDANDILNDPEIEAVLICSSTDTHSKYIIEAAHAKKHIFCEKPVDYDLNKVHEAINAANEAGVKLQIGFCRRFDHNHRAVYDMVREGKVGKVNIIKISSRDPEPPPVSYVKVSGGIFYDMMIHDFDMARFLAGSEVTEVSAIGSVLVDPGIGEAGDVDTALVTLKFENGAIGVIDNSRKAVYGYDQRVEVFGSEGCAQNENDTPNTAVLSTADGAVHGVAYKVMWDRYTGAFVAEMQAFADAIANNKETPVTGIDGLYPVLMAAAATKSLHEGRPVKISEVEV; the protein is encoded by the coding sequence ATGAAAGTAGGTATTATCGGTGCCGGCCGTATCGGCAAGGTGCACGCGAAGAACATATCGATGTTCGTACCTGAGATGGAGATCAAGACGATCGCCGACCCGTTCATGAACGAGGAGACCGAAAAGTTCGCGAAGCAGTGCGGTATCCCGAATACCACCAAGGACGCGAACGACATCCTGAACGACCCCGAGATCGAAGCCGTTCTCATCTGCTCCTCGACCGACACGCACTCCAAGTACATCATCGAGGCCGCCCACGCGAAGAAGCACATCTTCTGCGAAAAGCCGGTCGATTATGATCTGAACAAGGTGCACGAGGCGATCAACGCCGCGAACGAAGCGGGCGTTAAGCTGCAGATCGGTTTCTGCCGCCGCTTTGACCACAACCACCGCGCCGTGTACGACATGGTACGCGAAGGCAAGGTTGGCAAGGTCAACATCATCAAGATATCCTCCCGCGATCCCGAGCCGCCCCCGGTATCCTACGTGAAGGTTTCCGGCGGTATCTTCTACGACATGATGATCCATGACTTCGACATGGCGCGCTTTCTGGCGGGCAGCGAGGTCACGGAGGTAAGCGCCATCGGTTCCGTGCTGGTCGATCCCGGCATCGGCGAGGCCGGCGACGTGGATACCGCGCTCGTTACCCTGAAATTTGAGAACGGCGCCATCGGCGTGATCGACAACAGCCGCAAGGCCGTTTACGGTTACGACCAGCGCGTCGAGGTGTTCGGCTCCGAGGGCTGCGCCCAGAACGAGAACGACACCCCCAACACCGCTGTCCTGTCCACCGCGGACGGCGCGGTACACGGCGTGGCCTACAAGGTCATGTGGGATCGCTATACCGGCGCGTTCGTTGCCGAGATGCAGGCGTTTGCCGATGCGATCGCAAACAACAAGGAGACCCCGGTCACGGGCATCGACGGCCTGTACCCGGTGCTGATGGCAGCCGCCGCGACCAAGTCGCTGCATGAAGGCCGCCCGGTCAAGATCTCCGA